The following proteins are encoded in a genomic region of Dyadobacter sp. UC 10:
- a CDS encoding sugar 3,4-ketoisomerase: MPSLITLNTFNTDSGNLTVFEKIIPGTIKRVFYIYGTGDAPRGGHRHHKAWNALICLHGSCRVYSNDGEREEYFTLNSPDSCLILEPKDWHTMDMFSSDAMLLVLSNEYYDKADYIDEPYMLSQLLIQ; the protein is encoded by the coding sequence ATGCCATCACTAATTACTTTGAATACGTTCAATACCGACTCAGGCAACCTGACGGTATTTGAAAAGATCATTCCCGGGACGATAAAGCGTGTTTTTTATATCTACGGTACCGGTGATGCGCCGAGAGGCGGGCATCGGCATCATAAAGCCTGGAATGCATTGATATGCCTTCATGGAAGTTGCCGGGTTTACTCCAATGATGGTGAAAGAGAGGAATATTTTACTCTCAATAGCCCCGACTCTTGCCTTATTCTTGAACCCAAAGATTGGCATACGATGGATATGTTTTCTTCCGACGCGATGTTACTGGTTTTGTCAAATGAATATTATGATAAAGCCGATTATATCGACGAACCTTATATGCTGAGCCAGCTTCTGATTCAATGA